The proteins below are encoded in one region of Drosophila santomea strain STO CAGO 1482 chromosome 2R, Prin_Dsan_1.1, whole genome shotgun sequence:
- the LOC120445373 gene encoding GDP-fucose protein O-fucosyltransferase 1, whose translation MQWLKMKLRFVNLILLLISSVCAQLGGDPNGYLTYCPCMGRFGNQADHFLGSLAFAKALNRTLILPPWVEYRRGELRSRQVPFNTYFEVEPLKEYHRVFTMADFMWHLADDIWPESERVSFCYKERYSLQQEKNDPDKPNCHAKDGNPFGPFWDTFHIDFVRSEFYAPLHFDVHHSNEAAKWQAKYPAESYPVLAFTGAPASFPVQLENCKLQRYLQWSQRYRDASKDFIREQLPRGAFLGIHLRNGIDWVRACEHVKDSQHLFASPQCLGYKNERGALYPELCMPSKEAIIRQLKRTIKNVRQTQPDNEIKSVFVASDSNHMIGELNTALSRMGISVHKLPEDDPYLDLAILGQSNHFIGNCISSYSAFVKRERDVHGFPSYFWGFPKEKDRKHSNVHEEL comes from the exons ATGCAGTGGCTTAAAATGAAGCTTCGCTTTGTAAACTTAATTTTACTATTAATTAGCTCAGTATGCGCCCAATTAGGGGGCGATCCCAACGGCTACCTCACCTACTGCCCCTGTATGG GACGCTTTGGCAACCAGGCCGACCACTTCCTGGGATCATTGGCCTTCGCCAAGGCTCTAAATCGCACCCTGATCCTGCCGCCTTGGGTAGAGTACCGTAGGGGCGAACTGCGATCCCGCCAAGTACCGTTCAATACATATTTCGAAGTGGAGCCCCTGAAGGAATACCATCGCGTCTTCACCATGGCAGATTTCATGTGGCACCTGGCCGACGACATTTGGCCGGAATCGGAGCGAGTGTCCTTTTGCTACAAGGAGCGATATAGCCTTCAGCAGGAGAAGAACGATCCAGACAAGCCCAATTGCCACGCCAAAGATGGGAATCCCTTCGGTCCCTTTTGGGACACTTTTCACATCGACTTTGTGAGGTCAGAGTTCTATGCCCCCCTCCATTTTGATGTGCACCATAGCAACGAAGCTGCCAAATGGCAGGCCAAGTATCCTGCCGAATCATATCCCGTACTCGCATTTACCGGAGCTCCGGCTAGTTTTCCTGTTCAGTTAGagaactgcaaactgcagcgCTACTTGCAGTGGAGTCAAAGGTATAGGGACGCATCAAAGGATTTCATCCGCGAGCAGTTGCCGCGGGGTGCCTTTTTGGGCATTCATCTGCGCAACGGCATCGATTGGGTGAGAGCCTGTGAGCACGTCAAGGATAGCCAGCATCTGTTTGCCTCGCCGCAGTGCTTGGGCTATAAAAATGAACGAGGTGCGCTCTACCCGGAGCTCTGCATGCCCTCCAAAGAGGCCATCATTCGCCAGCTGAAAAGAACCATTAAGAACGTGCGCCAGACGCAGCCGGacaatgaaatcaaatcagTTTTTGTGGCATCAGACTCCAACCACATGATTGGCGAACTAAACACGGCGCTCAGCCGCATGGGCATCAGTGTGCACAAGCTTCCAGAGGATGATCCTTACCTGGACTTGGCCATTCTTGGACAGTCAAACCACTTTATCGGCAACTGTATCTCCTCCTACTCGGCATTCGTTAAGAGAGAACGGGATGTGCATGGCTTTCCATCATACTTCTGGGGATTCCCCAAGGAAAAGGATCGTAAGCATTCAAACGTGCACGAGGAGCTGTAA